The following proteins come from a genomic window of Frankia casuarinae:
- the typA gene encoding translational GTPase TypA: MSAPERITVSLRADLRNVAIIAHVDHGKTTLVDAMLRQSGAFGEHAELTDRVMDSMDLEREKGITILAKNTAVRYGDITINIVDTPGHADFGGEVERGLSMVDGVLLLVDASEGPLPQTRFVLRKALAARLPVVLVINKVDRSDARIAEVVDETYELFLDLDADEDQIDFPIVYCNAKAGRASTTRPADGVSPDSPDLKPLFDLLLETVPAPSFDPDSPLQALVTNLDASPYLGRLALCRVHNGTIKRGQPATLCRADGSQQRVKISEMLMTQALERVPAESAGPGDIIAIAGIPDITIGETLADADDPRPLPVITVDEPSISMTIGINTSPLAGRSGKKLTARLVKNRLDAELVGNVSIRVLPTERPDTWEVQGRGELQLAVLVELMRREDFELTVGKPQVVTRTVDGKIHEPVERLTIDAPEEFLGTLTQLLALRKGRVEQMVNHGTGWIRLEYLVPARGLIGFRTEFLTETRGTGLLHHVFDRYEPWFGELRTRATGSMVADRSGVATAYALFNLQERGTMFVGPTTEVYEGMIVGENSRADDMDVNPTKEKKLTNMRSSTGDELVRLTPHRILTLEQALEFCREDECVEVTPGFVRLRKVALTAAEREKIRSRRRA, translated from the coding sequence ATGTCCGCCCCGGAGCGCATCACCGTGTCTCTTCGTGCCGATCTTCGAAACGTGGCAATCATCGCCCACGTCGACCACGGCAAGACCACCCTCGTCGACGCCATGCTGCGCCAGTCCGGCGCGTTCGGCGAGCATGCCGAGCTCACCGACCGCGTGATGGACTCGATGGACCTGGAGCGTGAGAAGGGCATCACGATCCTCGCGAAGAACACCGCGGTCCGTTACGGCGACATCACGATCAACATCGTTGACACGCCCGGTCACGCCGACTTCGGCGGTGAGGTCGAGCGTGGCCTGTCGATGGTCGACGGCGTCCTGCTGCTCGTGGACGCGAGCGAGGGCCCGCTGCCCCAGACGCGCTTCGTCCTGCGCAAGGCGCTCGCGGCGCGGCTGCCGGTGGTGCTCGTCATCAACAAGGTGGACCGGTCGGACGCCCGGATCGCCGAGGTGGTTGACGAGACCTACGAGCTCTTCCTCGACCTCGACGCCGACGAGGACCAGATCGACTTCCCGATCGTCTACTGCAACGCGAAGGCGGGTCGTGCCTCCACCACCCGCCCGGCCGACGGGGTGAGCCCGGACTCACCCGATCTCAAGCCGCTGTTCGACCTTCTGCTGGAGACCGTGCCGGCGCCGTCGTTTGATCCTGACTCGCCGCTGCAAGCCCTGGTCACCAACCTCGACGCGTCCCCGTACCTCGGCCGGCTCGCGCTGTGCCGGGTGCACAACGGCACGATCAAGCGTGGTCAGCCGGCGACGCTGTGCCGGGCCGACGGCAGCCAGCAGCGCGTCAAGATCAGCGAGATGCTGATGACGCAGGCGCTCGAGCGGGTACCGGCGGAGTCGGCCGGGCCGGGCGACATCATCGCCATCGCCGGCATCCCCGACATCACGATCGGGGAGACCCTCGCCGACGCCGATGATCCCCGGCCGCTGCCGGTTATCACCGTTGACGAACCGTCCATCAGCATGACGATCGGCATCAACACCTCCCCGCTCGCCGGCCGTTCCGGCAAGAAGCTGACGGCGCGGCTGGTCAAGAACCGGCTGGACGCCGAGCTCGTCGGCAACGTGTCGATCCGGGTCCTGCCCACCGAGCGGCCGGACACCTGGGAGGTGCAGGGCCGCGGGGAGCTGCAGCTCGCCGTGCTTGTCGAGCTGATGCGGCGCGAGGACTTCGAGCTGACCGTCGGCAAGCCGCAGGTCGTCACCCGCACTGTCGACGGTAAGATCCACGAGCCGGTGGAGCGCCTCACCATCGACGCGCCCGAGGAGTTCCTCGGCACGCTGACCCAGCTGCTCGCGCTGCGCAAGGGCCGGGTCGAGCAGATGGTCAACCACGGCACCGGCTGGATCCGGCTGGAGTACCTGGTCCCGGCCCGCGGGCTGATCGGGTTCCGGACCGAGTTCCTCACCGAGACCCGCGGTACCGGGCTGCTGCACCACGTCTTCGACCGGTACGAGCCCTGGTTCGGGGAGCTGCGCACCCGGGCGACAGGCTCCATGGTCGCCGACCGCAGCGGGGTGGCGACCGCATACGCCCTGTTCAACCTCCAGGAACGCGGCACGATGTTCGTCGGGCCGACGACCGAGGTCTACGAGGGCATGATCGTGGGTGAGAACTCCCGGGCGGACGACATGGACGTCAACCCGACCAAGGAAAAGAAGCTCACCAACATGCGTTCATCCACCGGCGACGAGCTGGTCCGGCTCACCCCGCACCGGATACTCACCCTTGAGCAGGCGCTGGAGTTCTGCCGCGAGGACGAGTGCGTGGAGGTCACCCCGGGCTTCGTGCGTCTGCGCAAGGTGGCGCTGACCGCCGCCGAGCGCGAGAAGATCCGCTCCCGCCGCCGAGCCTGA
- a CDS encoding 2,3,4,5-tetrahydropyridine-2,6-dicarboxylate N-succinyltransferase, which yields MSASNTSLDSPIDPAVDELWERRAELTPADADARKIVVAAVDAIDAGVARVATVTVDGSVAVDERAKRAILLSFKVLAMVESSAGDFHFHDRVPLKTRFDSVRVVPGAIVRWGAHVEPGAVLMPSYTNIGGYVGAGTLVDTWATVGSCAQVGRNVHLSGGVGLGGVLEPPNAVPVVVEDDAFVGSRCMVVDGARVRRGAKLGAGAILTASTHVFDATTGAEYPRGEIPERAVAVGSNRVKSFPGGEFAMPCILVLRTLAEGEIHDKLALNDILREHGVAG from the coding sequence GTGAGCGCCTCGAACACATCCCTCGACTCTCCGATCGATCCCGCCGTCGACGAACTGTGGGAACGGCGGGCGGAGCTGACCCCCGCCGACGCCGACGCCCGCAAGATCGTGGTGGCCGCCGTCGACGCCATCGATGCGGGAGTGGCCCGGGTCGCCACGGTCACCGTGGACGGCTCGGTCGCCGTTGACGAGCGGGCCAAGCGGGCGATCCTGCTGTCCTTCAAGGTTCTCGCCATGGTCGAGTCGTCCGCGGGCGACTTCCACTTCCATGACCGGGTGCCGCTCAAGACCCGGTTCGACAGCGTGCGGGTGGTACCGGGCGCGATCGTGCGCTGGGGCGCGCACGTCGAGCCCGGGGCCGTCCTCATGCCGAGCTACACCAACATCGGCGGCTACGTCGGCGCCGGCACCCTCGTCGACACCTGGGCCACGGTCGGATCCTGCGCCCAGGTCGGCCGCAACGTGCACCTGTCCGGTGGGGTCGGGCTCGGCGGGGTCCTGGAGCCGCCGAACGCGGTCCCCGTCGTCGTCGAGGACGACGCCTTCGTCGGCAGTCGCTGCATGGTGGTGGACGGCGCGCGGGTGCGCCGCGGGGCCAAGCTCGGCGCCGGGGCGATCCTGACCGCCTCCACCCATGTCTTCGACGCCACGACCGGCGCGGAGTACCCGCGCGGGGAGATCCCGGAGCGGGCGGTCGCGGTCGGTTCCAACCGGGTGAAGTCGTTCCCGGGCGGAGAGTTCGCGATGCCCTGCATCCTGGTGCTGCGGACGCTCGCCGAGGGCGAGATCCACGACAAGCTGGCGTTGAACGACATCCTGCGGGAGCATGGCGTCGCCGGCTAA
- a CDS encoding DUF952 domain-containing protein — protein sequence MICHLVGRSEWAAGADGYRPASLASEGFIHFSAPEQAVATANRYYAGRADLLLVVVNPERLSAELRWEPPAPVTPAGQAPAGGTPAPGELFPHLYGTIDTAAVTIVVPFPPDPDGVFRVLPSLW from the coding sequence GTGATCTGCCATCTGGTGGGCCGGTCCGAGTGGGCGGCCGGGGCTGACGGGTACCGCCCGGCGAGCCTGGCATCCGAGGGGTTCATCCATTTCTCCGCCCCGGAGCAGGCCGTGGCAACCGCGAACCGGTACTACGCCGGGCGTGCGGACCTGCTGCTGGTCGTCGTCAACCCGGAGCGGCTGAGCGCGGAGCTGCGCTGGGAGCCGCCGGCGCCCGTGACGCCCGCCGGCCAGGCGCCCGCTGGGGGCACGCCCGCGCCAGGGGAGCTCTTCCCGCATCTCTACGGGACGATCGACACCGCAGCGGTGACGATCGTCGTACCGTTCCCGCCTGATCCGGATGGTGTCTTCCGGGTGCTGCCCAGTCTCTGGTGA
- a CDS encoding (deoxy)nucleoside triphosphate pyrophosphohydrolase gives MNADVEGLDALPSTHGRRRGTPEDRDGTDSPVVKGRLVVAVALLDDDRRVLAARRREPHPYAGMWEFPGGKVEPGEHELDALVRECREELDVEIEVGPPLGEVGLSSPGWVLRVWLGRVTRQQPRLVEHDELRWLGVAELDDVRWMPADGPLVAELRRVLSTPGSLF, from the coding sequence ATGAACGCGGATGTGGAGGGCTTGGATGCCCTCCCTTCTACCCATGGACGACGGCGTGGAACACCCGAGGACCGGGACGGCACCGACTCCCCGGTGGTGAAGGGACGTCTGGTCGTCGCCGTCGCGCTGCTCGACGATGATCGCCGGGTGCTGGCCGCCCGGCGCCGGGAACCGCATCCCTACGCCGGGATGTGGGAGTTTCCGGGCGGCAAGGTCGAGCCCGGCGAGCACGAGCTCGACGCGCTCGTCCGGGAGTGCCGGGAGGAGCTCGACGTCGAGATCGAGGTCGGTCCGCCGCTCGGTGAGGTCGGGCTGTCCAGCCCCGGATGGGTGCTGCGGGTGTGGCTCGGCCGGGTGACGCGCCAGCAGCCCCGGCTCGTCGAACATGACGAGCTGCGCTGGCTCGGCGTGGCCGAACTGGACGATGTCCGGTGGATGCCGGCCGACGGTCCCCTGGTGGCGGAGCTGCGCCGCGTGCTGTCGACTCCCGGATCGCTCTTCTGA
- a CDS encoding 4a-hydroxytetrahydrobiopterin dehydratase yields MPSRLDTTEVAGALAALPGWIGDADRIQLEIMLDGDEADAIVAEVMQAADVMNHHPVVERGPGTTTFTVWTHSVGGVTELDVALARRISQILRSAGVSY; encoded by the coding sequence ATGCCGAGCAGACTGGACACCACCGAAGTCGCCGGGGCGCTGGCGGCACTACCCGGCTGGATCGGCGACGCCGACCGGATCCAGTTGGAGATCATGCTGGACGGGGACGAGGCCGACGCGATCGTGGCCGAGGTCATGCAGGCAGCGGACGTGATGAACCATCATCCGGTCGTCGAGCGGGGCCCGGGAACAACGACCTTCACGGTCTGGACCCACTCGGTCGGCGGCGTCACCGAACTGGACGTGGCCCTGGCCCGCAGGATCTCACAGATCCTGCGCTCTGCCGGCGTCTCGTACTGA
- a CDS encoding flavin reductase family protein: protein MGSPAHRGENRAGAPASPVSPVSPVFQVSQADRSILRTADFRRAVGRFATGVTVLTTVADGRHLGMTANSFVSVSLDPLLVLASIRRDARFHGPLMASGVWGVSVLAEDMAETSRCFAKRAYDQPGDMFAGWEHSIGPETGVVLFDGALSVFECRTVTTHPGGDHTLVLGEVVSFAQPRDDVGPLVFYDGRYLDPVGADTGGTEARRETDGSRS from the coding sequence GTGGGTAGCCCTGCGCACCGTGGAGAGAACCGGGCCGGCGCGCCCGCCTCCCCGGTCTCTCCGGTCTCTCCGGTCTTCCAGGTCTCCCAGGCCGACCGGTCGATCCTGCGGACGGCGGACTTCCGCAGGGCGGTCGGCAGGTTCGCTACCGGAGTGACGGTTCTCACGACCGTCGCCGACGGTCGCCATCTCGGCATGACGGCGAACTCGTTCGTCTCGGTCTCCCTCGACCCGCTGCTGGTGCTCGCCAGCATCCGCCGGGACGCCCGCTTCCACGGTCCGCTCATGGCCTCGGGGGTGTGGGGAGTCTCGGTGCTCGCCGAGGACATGGCCGAGACGTCGCGCTGCTTTGCGAAACGCGCGTATGACCAGCCCGGCGACATGTTCGCGGGATGGGAGCACTCGATCGGGCCGGAGACCGGAGTGGTCCTGTTCGACGGCGCGCTGTCGGTCTTCGAGTGCCGGACGGTCACGACCCATCCCGGGGGGGATCACACCCTCGTCCTCGGTGAGGTCGTCTCGTTCGCCCAGCCGCGGGACGATGTCGGACCGCTCGTCTTCTACGACGGGCGCTACCTCGACCCGGTCGGTGCGGATACGGGAGGAACAGAGGCGCGGAGGGAAACAGACGGTTCCCGAAGCTAA
- a CDS encoding DUF6113 family protein, whose amino-acid sequence MQRQPARPSLQPSPDPQPGRAFLTASYTLGVFLGVGLGLYGVFLVPAGPRPGGMLLSLGVLVALVGNGGAALLVRWLTGTRLGPTTVLIGWAVVVLLFASSRPEGDLLLRASGSGYAFLLLGALSPIAVAVLAGARRGLTALPPGC is encoded by the coding sequence TTGCAACGACAGCCGGCACGGCCGTCGTTGCAACCGTCCCCGGACCCGCAACCCGGCAGGGCCTTTCTGACCGCCTCCTACACACTGGGGGTGTTTCTGGGGGTCGGGCTGGGTCTCTACGGCGTCTTCCTCGTTCCCGCCGGTCCGCGGCCGGGGGGGATGCTGCTGTCGCTCGGCGTACTGGTCGCGCTGGTGGGCAACGGGGGTGCCGCGCTGCTGGTGCGGTGGCTGACGGGCACCCGGCTGGGACCCACGACCGTGCTCATCGGCTGGGCCGTCGTCGTGCTGCTGTTCGCCAGCTCCCGCCCCGAGGGGGACCTGCTGTTGCGGGCGAGCGGATCTGGCTACGCGTTCCTGTTGCTCGGGGCACTGAGCCCGATCGCGGTCGCCGTCCTCGCCGGGGCACGGCGGGGGCTCACGGCGCTTCCTCCCGGTTGCTGA
- a CDS encoding DUF6247 family protein, with protein MSADVTIPSYGVRNRVERTGPAVRAALRPDHRAEFEAEFHAAAVEADDALDLAPLHRVIDRWWPQAVLCANPEIQAGIDEDRRRIAAGDPTVIAEIWYPPGHPHPSRTV; from the coding sequence ATGAGTGCGGATGTCACGATCCCCTCGTACGGGGTACGCAACCGGGTTGAGCGCACCGGTCCGGCGGTCCGGGCCGCGCTCAGGCCTGACCATCGTGCCGAGTTCGAAGCCGAGTTCCACGCGGCGGCTGTCGAGGCCGACGACGCCCTTGACCTGGCGCCGCTGCACCGGGTCATTGACCGCTGGTGGCCTCAGGCCGTGCTTTGCGCCAACCCGGAGATCCAGGCGGGCATCGACGAGGACCGACGCCGCATTGCCGCCGGCGATCCGACCGTGATCGCCGAAATCTGGTACCCACCCGGCCATCCGCACCCGTCACGCACGGTCTGA
- the fdxA gene encoding ferredoxin, giving the protein MTYVIAEPCVDVKDRACIEECPVDCIYEGGRMLYIQPDECVDCGACEPVCPVEAIYYEDDVPDQWKGYTDTNANFFEELGSPGGASKVGALDFDPPTVAALAPQGES; this is encoded by the coding sequence GTGACCTACGTCATCGCAGAGCCCTGCGTCGATGTCAAGGACAGGGCCTGCATCGAGGAGTGCCCGGTCGACTGCATCTACGAAGGCGGACGGATGCTCTACATCCAGCCTGACGAGTGTGTCGACTGTGGTGCCTGTGAGCCGGTCTGCCCGGTGGAGGCCATCTACTACGAGGACGACGTTCCCGATCAGTGGAAGGGGTACACCGACACCAACGCGAACTTCTTCGAGGAGCTCGGGTCGCCTGGCGGCGCATCGAAGGTCGGCGCCCTGGACTTCGACCCGCCGACGGTCGCCGCGCTGGCTCCTCAGGGCGAGTCCTGA
- a CDS encoding S1C family serine protease: MRTRRARGDGPDPTRPGGSLPVEPLDAYSAVVTRVAAALTPSVASLRVRTRRGAGAGSGVVFTDDGFLLTSAHVVEGHRAISGASVGLAQFADGTEREVDLVGADPLSDLAVLRARGTTPPAAVLGDAAGLRVGQLVVAVGNPLGLTGSVTAGVVSALGRSLPTRSGSAVRVVDEVIQTDAALNPGNSGGALVTADARVVGVNTAVAGVGLGLAVPVNDTTRKILAALMRDGRVRRAYLGVAGAGVPLPPAVAERIGQRHGVWLAEVVVGSPAGIAGLFTGDLVLSVAGTPVVAPGDLQRLLTEGTIGRPVELTVWRRGALVDVIVVPAELVIA; this comes from the coding sequence ATGCGGACCAGACGTGCCAGGGGAGACGGACCCGACCCGACGCGGCCCGGTGGTTCCTTGCCGGTCGAGCCGCTGGACGCCTACTCCGCGGTCGTGACCCGGGTGGCCGCGGCGCTGACCCCGTCAGTGGCCAGCCTACGGGTGCGTACCCGGCGCGGCGCGGGAGCCGGCTCCGGGGTGGTGTTCACCGACGACGGGTTCCTGCTGACCTCCGCGCACGTCGTCGAGGGGCATCGGGCCATCTCCGGAGCATCGGTCGGGCTGGCGCAGTTCGCGGACGGCACCGAGCGCGAGGTCGACTTGGTGGGTGCCGATCCGCTCTCGGACCTGGCCGTGCTGCGGGCCCGGGGCACGACCCCGCCGGCTGCCGTCCTCGGGGACGCCGCGGGTCTGCGGGTCGGCCAGCTCGTCGTGGCCGTCGGCAACCCGCTGGGGCTCACCGGCAGCGTGACCGCCGGGGTCGTCAGCGCCCTCGGCCGGTCGTTGCCGACCCGTTCGGGCTCGGCCGTGCGGGTGGTCGACGAGGTGATCCAGACCGACGCGGCTCTCAACCCGGGTAACTCCGGCGGGGCGCTGGTCACGGCCGACGCCCGGGTGGTGGGAGTGAACACCGCCGTCGCCGGTGTCGGCCTGGGGCTGGCTGTCCCGGTGAACGACACGACGAGGAAGATCCTCGCCGCGTTGATGCGCGACGGCCGGGTCCGCCGGGCGTACCTGGGGGTCGCGGGGGCGGGTGTTCCGTTGCCACCCGCCGTGGCCGAGCGGATCGGGCAGCGCCACGGTGTCTGGCTGGCCGAGGTGGTCGTCGGCAGTCCGGCCGGGATCGCCGGGCTGTTCACCGGGGATCTCGTCCTGTCGGTGGCCGGGACGCCCGTCGTCGCTCCGGGTGATCTCCAGCGGCTGCTGACCGAGGGCACGATCGGCCGGCCAGTGGAACTCACGGTGTGGCGGCGGGGCGCGTTGGTGGACGTGATCGTCGTACCTGCCGAGTTGGTGATCGCCTGA
- the mshB gene encoding N-acetyl-1-D-myo-inositol-2-amino-2-deoxy-alpha-D-glucopyranoside deacetylase gives MFVHAHPDDEVISTGIALASYAASPDTHVTLVTCTLGEEGEVLVPELIHLRADRGDQLGGYRIGELAGACAALGITDQRFLGGPGRWRDSGMIGTPANDHPRCLWRADLDEAAAELVRIVREVRPQVLVSYDARGGYGHPDHIRAHELTRRAFTDAADPSFAPQAGSVWQVAKRYETALARSSAVAGFEYFRDSAAESNPFAGLTSVDELGVTLVDDADITTELSAPHFFEAKIAAMRSHRTQMSVDGFFFALADGIGQRAWSVEHFVLAEGARGPGDGPDGRERDLFAGLVCEP, from the coding sequence ATGTTCGTGCACGCCCACCCCGATGACGAGGTGATCTCGACGGGGATCGCGCTTGCCTCGTACGCCGCCTCCCCCGACACCCACGTCACCCTCGTGACGTGCACGTTGGGGGAGGAGGGGGAGGTACTGGTGCCCGAGCTGATCCATCTGCGGGCGGATCGGGGCGACCAGCTCGGTGGCTACCGGATCGGCGAGCTGGCCGGTGCCTGCGCCGCGCTCGGCATCACCGACCAGCGCTTTCTTGGCGGTCCCGGGCGTTGGCGGGACAGTGGGATGATCGGCACCCCCGCCAACGACCATCCCCGCTGCCTGTGGCGGGCGGACCTGGACGAGGCCGCGGCGGAGCTGGTGCGGATCGTGCGCGAGGTCCGGCCGCAGGTGCTCGTCAGCTACGACGCCCGTGGTGGTTACGGGCACCCCGATCACATTCGGGCCCACGAACTCACCCGGCGGGCCTTCACCGACGCCGCCGACCCGTCCTTCGCCCCGCAGGCCGGTTCGGTCTGGCAGGTCGCCAAGCGCTACGAGACGGCGCTGGCGCGATCGAGCGCCGTCGCGGGCTTCGAGTACTTCCGCGATTCCGCCGCTGAGAGCAACCCGTTCGCGGGTCTGACGTCCGTGGACGAGTTGGGGGTGACGCTTGTCGACGATGCGGACATCACGACCGAGCTCTCCGCTCCCCACTTCTTCGAGGCGAAGATCGCCGCCATGCGGTCGCACCGGACGCAGATGAGCGTTGACGGGTTCTTTTTCGCGCTCGCCGACGGCATCGGCCAGCGAGCCTGGAGTGTCGAGCACTTCGTGCTGGCCGAGGGCGCCCGGGGGCCGGGGGACGGTCCGGACGGGCGGGAGCGGGACCTGTTCGCCGGTCTCGTGTGCGAGCCCTGA
- a CDS encoding heparan-alpha-glucosaminide N-acetyltransferase domain-containing protein — protein sequence MLQPRHPQAAGESRLRGVDAARGLALIGMVATHIYPAVGDDGAVTPAHLLAAGRASAAFAVLAGVALALSTGRLPAPQARASTVARAVCIGTIGLALGYTHSGIAVILCYYALMFILAVPLLRAPVAALVVVTVLAFAVVPAAGLLSRDHLPPPTLADPTFGRAFTHPVNLTLEMGFTGFYPALAWLGYLCVGLAVGRLDLRSTRVAAALLAGGGTIAAAASLVSWALLRHAAGMAALESVDPVEVAGVGPLPVRSILDAGLYGSTPTNTWWWLAVDTPHSSTPVDLLHTGAAAVALLGFVLLLSRLLPPLMLIPLVAVGSMTLTLYCTHVIVMSASFLPADPTPSFLLQAAVALTVATAWRASGARGPAEAIVAAATRGTRQLV from the coding sequence ATGCTTCAGCCCCGTCACCCGCAGGCCGCCGGGGAAAGCCGCCTACGCGGAGTCGACGCGGCGCGGGGCCTCGCCCTGATCGGCATGGTCGCGACGCACATCTATCCCGCGGTCGGGGATGACGGGGCGGTGACCCCCGCGCATCTGCTCGCCGCCGGCCGGGCCTCGGCGGCCTTCGCGGTACTCGCCGGGGTGGCGCTGGCGCTGTCGACCGGCCGGCTGCCGGCGCCACAGGCGCGCGCGTCGACCGTGGCACGAGCGGTCTGCATCGGGACGATCGGCCTCGCCCTCGGCTACACCCACTCCGGCATCGCGGTGATCCTCTGTTACTACGCGCTGATGTTCATCCTGGCCGTGCCGCTGCTGCGGGCTCCGGTCGCAGCGCTGGTCGTCGTCACGGTGCTGGCGTTCGCGGTCGTCCCGGCCGCGGGCCTCCTCAGCCGGGACCATCTGCCGCCCCCGACCCTTGCCGACCCGACCTTCGGCCGGGCGTTCACCCACCCGGTGAACCTGACTCTGGAGATGGGCTTCACCGGCTTCTATCCGGCGCTTGCCTGGCTCGGGTATCTCTGCGTGGGACTCGCGGTCGGCCGGCTGGATCTACGGTCCACGCGGGTCGCCGCCGCCCTGCTCGCGGGGGGTGGCACGATCGCCGCGGCGGCGTCGCTGGTCTCCTGGGCCCTGCTCCGGCACGCCGCGGGCATGGCCGCACTCGAATCCGTCGATCCCGTCGAGGTCGCGGGAGTCGGGCCGCTGCCGGTGCGGTCCATCCTCGACGCCGGGCTGTACGGCAGCACCCCGACGAACACCTGGTGGTGGCTGGCCGTCGACACCCCGCACTCGTCCACGCCCGTCGATCTGCTGCACACCGGCGCGGCCGCGGTCGCCCTGCTCGGGTTCGTCCTGCTCCTGAGCCGGCTGCTGCCGCCCCTGATGCTGATCCCGCTCGTCGCCGTCGGATCGATGACGCTGACCCTCTACTGCACCCACGTGATCGTGATGTCCGCCTCCTTCCTCCCCGCGGATCCGACGCCGTCCTTTCTGCTCCAGGCGGCCGTAGCCCTGACCGTCGCCACCGCCTGGCGGGCGAGCGGGGCGCGAGGACCGGCCGAGGCGATCGTCGCCGCGGCCACCCGGGGCACCCGGCAGCTCGTTTAG
- a CDS encoding transglutaminase-like domain-containing protein, translating into MSTRSRGRFAEVVRREPIDLAVACHLLAAEVDPAADAPDATATLSALDAFAAQARPLLAARTTSSRRPRFPRAEHGTPVARQTGAPGQAQPGQAQPESGSEAAGRLEGFGPGAGNFDPRIAAETLHESLGLAAGFAGAEDDYTDLRSSLLPDVLRRRRGLPILLSVVWLEVAARLGVPAYPVGLPGHVVVAVGSPQDHVLVDPFAAGRLLTVHDAAEKVRAAGFAFTRAHLAPMSAQDVLTRILGNIRILGARSDAPHMRLWAVELSLLLPHHPASLRRERGELRVRLGDFLGGATDLTAFADTVAAVEPAAAAAARQAAAAARARLN; encoded by the coding sequence GTGAGCACCCGCAGCCGCGGCAGGTTCGCCGAGGTCGTGCGCCGCGAGCCGATCGACCTGGCGGTCGCCTGCCATCTGCTCGCCGCCGAGGTCGACCCGGCAGCCGACGCCCCCGATGCCACCGCCACCCTGAGCGCCCTCGACGCATTCGCCGCGCAGGCCCGTCCACTGCTCGCCGCGCGGACGACCTCGAGCCGACGGCCCCGGTTCCCCCGGGCCGAGCACGGTACGCCGGTGGCACGCCAGACCGGCGCACCGGGACAGGCACAGCCGGGACAGGCACAGCCGGAATCCGGATCCGAGGCGGCAGGGCGCCTGGAGGGGTTCGGCCCGGGAGCGGGGAATTTCGATCCGAGGATCGCCGCCGAGACGCTGCACGAGTCCCTGGGGCTCGCCGCCGGCTTCGCCGGGGCCGAGGACGACTACACCGACCTGCGCTCCTCGCTGCTCCCCGATGTGCTGCGCCGGCGGCGCGGCCTGCCGATCCTGCTCTCCGTCGTCTGGCTGGAGGTGGCCGCCCGGCTCGGGGTCCCCGCCTATCCTGTCGGGCTTCCGGGGCACGTCGTGGTCGCGGTGGGTTCCCCCCAGGACCACGTGCTCGTCGATCCGTTCGCCGCCGGTCGACTACTGACGGTGCACGACGCCGCGGAGAAGGTACGCGCGGCCGGGTTCGCCTTCACCCGTGCCCACCTCGCCCCGATGAGCGCGCAGGACGTGCTCACCCGGATCCTCGGCAACATCCGGATCCTCGGGGCCCGCTCGGACGCGCCGCACATGCGGCTGTGGGCCGTCGAGCTGTCCCTGCTGCTCCCCCACCACCCGGCGAGCCTGCGCCGGGAGCGCGGCGAGCTCCGCGTCCGGTTGGGCGACTTTCTCGGCGGGGCCACCGATCTGACCGCGTTCGCCGACACGGTGGCCGCGGTCGAGCCAGCCGCCGCGGCGGCCGCCCGCCAGGCCGCCGCCGCGGCCCGCGCCCGGCTCAACTAG